TGATCAACTTTATGTAGGTCAGCCGGTAATCGATGCGCTGGGCTTAATGGGTCAGATAGTAGAGGTAGGGCCTAAACAAAGCCGGGTGATGATGATTACCGACGCCACCCATGCCATACCGGTGCAGGTTAATCGTAACGGTGTACGCAGCATAGCTGAAGGTGTGGGGTTGTTACATGAGCTGACCTTACGCCATGTGTCGGCTACCACCGATATACGCGTAGGGGATTTATTAGTCAGTTCAGGGCTGGGCGGGCGCTTTCCCTTTGGTTATCCGGTGGCGATCGTGTCCGAAGTGAGCATAGATCCGGGCCTGCCTTTTGCCACCGTGCGTGCCAAGCCTAATGCCCAGCTAGACCGCAGCCGCTATGTTTTGCTGGTATTTAACCGCAAAAACCCCCAAGGCTAATACCATGATGCAGCAACGCGCCAATGGTACGTGGGTAATAGTGACCAGCATAGTGATAGCGCTAGTGCTTAGCATTACCCCTATGCCTTTTTGGGCGCAATGGGGCAGGCCAGAATGGTTGGCCATGGTGTTAATCTACTGGGTGATCGCCCTACCCGAACGAGTCGGTTTAGGTGTGGCCTGGTTGTCAGGTTTGGTACTGGATGTTATCGAAGGCACACCCTTGGGGCAAAACGCCTTTGCCTTGGCGGTAATTACCTATGCCGCTTTAGTGCTTTATCAACGTATGCGCATGTATACGCCATGGCAGCAAGCGGGAGTGCTGTTTGTATTGGTGGGGGTGCATCAACTAATAGGGCACTGGGTGCAAACCCTGATAGGCGTAATCTCCCCCACTCTGCTATTTTTATTACCAGCCTTAGTCAGCGCGCTGTTGTGGCCATGGTTATCGGCTTTGCTGCGTTTTTGTCGGCGTTATTTTTACGTGAGCTAAGCGTGGGCTAGTGTGTTTTTATTAGGTGTATCTCTATCATGTCCACAACTATACAGTGTGTTTTAGCCTCGCAGTCACCGCGTCGCGCTGAACTGTTACAACAAATTCATGTCGACTTTATAGTGCAGAGTGCCGATATAGATGAGACTGCCGTCGCCAATGAGCTACCCGCCGACTATGTGCAGCGTTTGTCTTTAGCGAAAGCGCAAACGGTATGGCAGCAGCGCAGTGCTAGCCAACAACCGGCCTTACCGGTAATAGGTTCAGATACGGTGGTGGTGATAGACCAGCAGCTGTTAGGCAAGCCTGCCAGCCGAGCGGAGGCCAGGCGCATGTTGCAGCTATTATCGGGCCGTCAGCATCAGGTGCTAACAAGTGTTAGTGTGGTCTATCAGCAACAGCAGTTAACGGCTTTAAACACTACCGCGGTAAACTTTCGGCCTATTAACGAAGCCGAAATCGAGTGCTACATAGCGGGCGATGAACCCTATGATAAAGCTGGTGGCTATGGCATACAGGGTTTTGCCGCGGTGTTTATAGAACAGATACGGGGCAGTTACTCAGGGGTTATGGGTTTACCGTTACAAGAAACCTACCAATTGCTGCAAGCCCTACCCACGGATATAAAAGTAGTAAAGCCATGAGCGAAGAAATACTGATCAACCTAACTCCCATGGAAACCCGCGTCGCCGTGGTTGAAAACGGCATGTTGCAAGAAGTCTATATAGAACGCGCTACTTCCAAGGGCATAGTCGGTAATATTTACAAAGGTAAAGTTGTGCGCGTACTACCGGGTATGCAGGCCGCCTTTGTCGATATAGGCTTAGAGCGCGCCAGTTTTATACACGCCTCAGATATTGCTCTGGATAATAAAGACGGCGAGCGTCGCAATAGCGATGCCCCAGACATACGTAGCCTGTTGCGCGAAGGCCAGGCCATTGTTACCCAAGTCATTAAAGATCCTATGGGTACCAAGGGTGCGCGGTTAACCACCCGTTTGTCGGTGCCTTCTCGTTACCTAGTCTTTATGCCAGGCACTAGCCACTTAGGGATCTCTCAGCGCATAGACGATGAAGATGAACGCAGCCGCCTGCGTGAGTTGGTAGAAAAAGCCATAGCCGAAGAAGAGGTGGCTGGTTTAGGCGGCTTTATTATTCGCACCGCTGCGGAAGGTGCACAAGAAGAAGAGTTGCACGCCGATATACGTTTTTTTAAACGCTTATGGGCCGCTTTAGAAGGCAAAATGAAAGAGCGCAAAGCGCCTTCTATCATCTATGAAGACCTACCTTTGCATATGCGCACCATGCGCGACTTGATACGGCCAGAAGTAGAAAAAATTCGTATAGACTCGCGCGAAACCTACGAAACCGTTAAGGCATTTACCGACGAGTACATACCCGAGATAGGTCCGCGGGTAGAGTATTATCCCGGCCCACGACCCATATTTGATTTGTATGGCATAGAAGATGAAATGCAAAAATCGCTGGGCCGCAAGGTAGAGTTAAAATCCGGCGGCTATTTAATTTTCGATCAAACCGAAGCCATGACCACCATAGATGTTAACACCGGTGCTTTTGTCGGCCATAGAAATCAAGAAGAAACGATTTACAAAACCAACCTAGAGGCGGCCACGACGCTGGCCCGGCAACTAAAAATACGCAATCTAGGCGGTATTATCATTATTGATTTTATCGATATGAAAGATGCTGAACACAAACGGCAAGTACATAGAGCCTTAGATAAAGCCATGGCCAATGATCACGCCAAAACGACTATTACCGGCGTATCGGAATTGGGTTTGGTGGAAATGACCCGCAAGCGTACCCGCGAAAGCTTAGAGCATGTGTTATGTGAAGCTTGCCCGGTATGCCAAGGTAGGGGGTCTGTTAAAACAGCAGAGACTATTTGCTACGAAATTTTTAGAGAGATATTACGCGAAGCCAGAGCTTACGAGAACGATGCCTTATTGGTGCTGGCCTCACAGGAGGTGGTCGATAGGTTGTTAGATGAGGAGTCGGCCAGTGTTGCCGACCTAGAAGAGTTCATAGGCAAAACCATACGTTTTCAAGTGGAAATTATGTATAGCCAAGAGCAGTTCGATGTTATTTTATTATAATAGCCGCAGCATTGCGTGAGCGACAAGGAATCCATAATTGTTAAACAAGTATAACCTTCAACGGTGCCAGGCTTAACAGCATGATAAAGCAATGCACAACCTGGTGTAGGCGCACGGTCAAGCTTATTCTGCTCACAGCCTTGTTGCTGGTGGCCAGCTATGCCAGCCTGGGACGTTACTACATAGATTATGTAGAAAAATACCAGCGTGTACTGGTAGGTTATTTTGTAGAATATACCGGTTTACCGGTAGAAGTGGGTAGTATTTCAGGAAGCTGGTCTAAGCTGTCATTTATCCTTTCCTTTAACGACATAGTCTTGCACGGCGCGAATCAGCAAGCGCTACTGAAAATCCCGCAAGCTAATTTCAAAGTAAACCCTTTACAGTCGCTGTGGCATAGGCGCTTTTTAATAGACAGCGTTTCCCTGGATGGTTTAACGACGCGTCTTGAAGAAAAATCACCGGGCAAATGGTCGTTGGCAGGTTTTGATTATGCCTTGGCCGATAATAATAGCGCACTGGATGTAGATCAGTTGCTAGATGCTATTTTGGCTATCGATAGGCTAGAATTTTTTAACAGCCATATAGAGTTACAGTACTACAGCGATAAGCAGACCAAGCTCTATACCGGCGAATTAATTCTTAGGCACCACCAAGGCTTTAGGCGCATACACTTGCAAGCTAATTTGCAAGATGCACAGCACTACGACGAAAGTGATGTGGTAGAAGACGAGCCTATAACACTGCTAGTAGAAACCTTGGGTGACCCTAGGGATGACGATTTTACCGCACAGGGCTATTTAAAATTTGCTGCGGTGGATTTGGTAGAGCAATTGCCAGTACTGCATAGCTTTGGCCTTAAGCCTAAACAGCTCACTGTGGATAGCACCATCTGGTTGGACTGGCAACCGGACCGCGTCATTGCCTTGCAGGGTAATATCAGTACGCCGTTATTCGATATAGGTAGTATTAATGAGCAGTTAATCCCCATCTTAAAAGATTTCTCTCTAGATTTTAGGGCCGAAAAAAATCTGCAGGATGAATGGCAGCTGTGGCTGCCTAGTATCGCAGGCGAATGGCAAGGGCAGAGCATAGCGATAGAACATAGCATGGCAACCTTAAGTGCCGATGCATTAATCATTGATTTATCAGAGCTTAATGCGGAGCAGCTTAGCAATAAGTTATTAAGCCTTAAGGTTTTACCCGAAGCGGCACAGCAAGCCTTGACGACGTTGTCCCCCAAGGGCAGTTTGCGCCATATTAACGTCAATATAGGCCGAGGCCCCAGCGCCGACGCCATCGATTTTAGCGGCCAATATACGCTATTGGCCGAGTTAGATGCGGTAGCTATAGCGGCGTGGCACGGTGCGCCAGCGGCGAGCAATATCAGCGGCTATTTAGAGCTGAGTGAAAGCGCGGGTGCGGTTACCCTAAGCAGTGAGCCTTTCGATATTAGCTTTCCAGGTATTTATGACAACAGCCTGCACTTTGATATAGCCAAGGCCAAAGTGGCTTGGCGCATAGAGCCAGAAGCCATCTATGTTGATAGCGGGGTGATAGATGTTAGAGCCGAGTATGGTCCGGCGGTAGCGCAGTTGGCCTTGCGGTTTCCCCGGCAGCAAGATGCCGGGGATGCCACTATGTTTTTAGCGGTGGGTTTAACTAATACCCCGGCCAGCAATCGCGATAAATTCATACCCGCGGTGCTGAGTGAAGATTTATTAGCGTGGTTGGATAGCAGCATACAGGGCGGCGATATTACCCAGGGCGGTTTTATTTATAACGGCTCTCTAGCTAAAGACAGCGCGCAAGAGCGCAGTGTGCAATTATTTCTTGATGTCGCCAATGGTGAGTTGGATTATCAGCCGGGTTGGCCTGCGCTAAATAGTATACAAGCACAGGTTTTTGTGGATGATGGCGATGTCGATGTTTACAGCGCCAGCGCTATAGCCAGCGGCATTGCCTTGCATGATACCCGCGTCACCGTGACTCCACAGCCTAATGGCGACCCTTGGTTAAGTGTGGCGACACAGTTACAAGGTGATGCTGGGCAGGGATTAGCCGTAGTGAATACCGGCAACTTGCGTGAGATCGTTGGCGATACCTTTGTCGACTGGCAGCTTAGCGGTGATATGAGCGCCCATTTAACCTTGGGGGTGCCCATAGCGTCGCAAAGCGAACAGCCGGTACAGGTAGATTTTGCGGCCTATATACGGGCGGGCGATTTGCGCCTATCCGATTATCGCCTAAGCCTAAAAGATTTTTACGGCCCGTTTGAATATTCCTCTACCAAGGGGGTGACGTCTACCGGCTTGCAAGGTTTGTTGTTTAATAAAAAAGCGACAGTAAAAATAGCCCAGGCCGCTGACCACTCAGTCGTGGTGAATGTGGACGGCCAGTTGCATGTGGATGATGTAGAGGACTGGGCACAGTTTGCTGGCATGACCTATTTTAGTGGCCAAACCCAGGTGCAGGCTGAGGTGCGGGTTAATTCAGAACATGATCAGTTAACCCTAGTGTCTGATTTAAAGGGTGTGGCTATAGATTTACCGCCGCCCTATAAAAAGTCCTCTGATGAGGTCGCGGCTTTTGCTCTGAGCATACCTTTAGGTGGCGAACAAACGCTGCTAACCATGACGCTGGATAAAACGCTTAGCAGCCATTTACGCTTAACCGAGCAAGGCGTGAGTGGCGGTAATTTGGTGTTTAACCCTAGCGGTGATGAGCCTGTGCCTGATGACGAGTTTGTAATTACCGGAATGGTGGAGCACGTAGCTGCGCAAGAGGTGCAGCAGGCTTTGCAGCGTTATTTCGCCAACAGTGCTGAGCTGGATAAATTAGCGGCCAATAAAAAAACAAAAAAAGTAACAATTAAACCCCCTACTCATAGCCTGCCATTACGAGTAGAAAACCTGCAGCTTAACCACGTCGATGTTTATGGCTTGGCGGTAGAGTCAGGGCTGGTCAATGTGCAGCAACAACAGCAAGCCTGGGTGTTAGATGTGGTTAGCGATAAAATTACCGGTGCCATTGCGTTTCCAGTTGCAGGCAATAAAGCCATACAGCTTAATTTGCAAACCGTACATCTATCGACCGCCGAGAGTGAAAAACGCGATGAGGCTATAGATGAAAATAAAGCGACGGAATTTTATCAATTAAAGGCCTCGATGTTTGATGATATCAATCCTGCGGATATCCCTAATGTTGATATTGCCATCAAAGAAATTTATATAAACCAAGATTTATTAGGCCATCTAGCCTTAGAGCTACGATCTAAGAAAAATAGCTTAACGTTTAATAATATACAGGGCGAGATTCGCAAGCTTAAACTGGGTGGGGCTGAGAAAAAATTACGACTCACATGGCTTAAGCGTGAACAAGGTGGCGAGAGCCAGCTAACAGGTGCGATAAGTTTTAGCGATGTGGGTGCTGTGTTTGAGCAATGGGGCTATGAGCGGGCGATAGAATCTAAGAGCGGTTTAATAGAGTTGGATTTAACCTGGCCAGGCGCGCCCGACCAGTGGCAAATGGCTTTGTCGCAAGGCGATATTAAGCTGGATGTTAAAAAAGGCATTTTCTTAAACACTGCAGGTGGTGCAACAGGCGCTTTACGCATAGTCAGTGTGTTAAATATGAATAATATTTTACGCCGCTTGCGCTTAGACTTTACCGACCTATATAAGTCTGGGGTGAGTTTTGATGAGCTTAAAGGCGAATTTGAAATGGTGGGTGGTCGCCTATATATCATCGATTATCTCAATATAGAGAGTCCTTCAAGCCGCTTCCGCTTGTCTGGCAGTACGGATCTTAATGCCGAGGTATTGGATATGGATTTAATTGCCACGCTACCGGTAGGGAAAAACTTACCCTGGATAGCGGCGCTGATGGGAGGGGTACCGGCGGCAGCCATAGTTTACGGTGCCAGTAAGTTATTTGAAACGCAGGTTGATAAGTTTTCCAGTGCCGTATATAGCATAGAGGGCAAGTGGGATGACCCGCAATTGAAACTGAAAAAAGTGTTTGACGCTAAAGGTCAAAAGAATCAGCAAACACAGCTTAAATCAGCAAAGGATAGTAAGGCGGGGCCATGACAGTAGCAACAATAGCAGCCATACAAATGCTTAGCGGCAGTAAACTCGATGAAAATTTAGCTCGTGCTGAAATATTAATGGCGCAGGCTGTTGCGCAGGGTGCGCAATTATTAGTGTTGCCCGAGGTGTTCGCGATGTTCGCCAGTGCACAGCAATATACCGTAGGCGTAGCCGAAGCGACGGGCAAGGCACCTATACGGCAGTTTTTGGCGCAGCAGGCGCGCAAGCATAAAGTGTGGATAGTGGCGGGCTCTATACCCATAGCCGATGCGGGTAGCAGCAGTAAGGTGTATGCGGCCAGCCTCTTGTTTAATGATAGAGGCGAGGAGTGCGCACGTTATAATAAGTTGCATCTTTTTGATGTTGATGTGGCCGACAAACACGGTAGTTATAGAGAGTCCGATACCTTTGTGCCCGGCAATGATGTGGTGGTGTTTGCTACCCCCTTTGGACGTTTGGGTATGGCGATTTGTTACGACCTGCGCTTTCCTGAATTTTTTCGCGCTATGTTTGCTGAGGGCGTGGATATGATCAGCGTGCCTGCGGCATTTACCCGCAAAACCGGTGAGGCGCATTGGTTGCCGTTGCTGCGCGCCAGGGCGATAGAGAATCAATGTTATATCATAGGCGCCAACCAAGGCGGCGATCATGACAATGGCCGAGAAACCTCGGGCGGCTCGGCGATTATAGATGGTTGGGGCAAGATATTGGCGCAGGCCGATAAGGGTGAGGCTTGCGTAGTAGCTAACATGGACTTGGCTAGCTTACAGCAGCTGCGCTTGGCCATGCCTATACAGCAGCATCAGCGCTTTACGGTGCAAGCAAAAAACTAAACTTTAATCATCATTGTTAACGAGTACTTTATGCCCCAATGGCAGGCTGACGCAGTTTTGGCCTTACTGACCCTGGTTACCGGCTCTACCTATTTTATTTCAAAAATAGTCTTACAAACGCTAGATCCATTTGTTTTTTTAGCGCTGCGATTTTTCATATCATCCTTGCTGCTATATATGCTGTTTTATAAACGCATTCATCAGTTGCAGTGGTCTATTTTTTTACCTTGTTTACGGGTAGGTATATTTTTATCTGTAGGCATTATTATGATGACTATAGGTTTACAGCACAGCCAGTCTGGCCAGGTCTCCTTTATTATAAGTATGGAAGTGGTGCTGGTGCCGGTCTTTGCATTGTTGTTTTATGGCGAGCGTATTGATCGCCTTGTTTTGTTAGGCCTGCCTATAGCGGTGATAGGCTTGGCATTATTAACCTTGCAGGCAGGCACTAATATCAATCAGGGCGACATATGGGTTATGGCCTCGGCGTTCTGTTTTGCCTTGTACACCATTTATAACTCGCGATATGCGGTGCGTTACGATCCGGTTATTTTAGCTTGGGTGCAAGTGACTATGGTAGCGGTAGTGAGCAGTCTAGGTATGTTGTGCTTTGCTGAACTTAAACTGGATATCAACGCGGCTGCGGTTTATGGCATCGCCTATTTAATTGTGGTGGCCACGGTTATACGCTTTTATGTGCAAACCTATGCGCAGCGCTATACCACCGCCACCCATACCAGTTTGATCTTTATGCTGGAGCCAGTGGTTGCCGCTTTGTTTGGCTACGCTATCTTAGGTGAGGTGTTGTCCGCTCAAGCTATGTGGGGGTGCGGCTTGATTCTTGTGGCTACCTTTATTGCCAAGGCAGGTTATTTTTCAAGACGTAAACCGCAGAGTGTGTGCCGATAAATCACTGGCCAGCTTCATCCTTACCGGTTTTAGCTGGGTAGTGAAAGCTCTGGGTAATAGTCTTGTTGTCTAGCGAGTGCAGGTGTATGTCAAACCCCCATAACCTGTGTATATGTTTTAATACCGACTCGGTGGATTTCCCCATAGGTTTTCTTGCAAACTGCGTGTGGTGCAAGGTGAGCGATCTGTCGCCGGAAATCTCTACGTTGTGCACTTGAATATTGGGTTCCCTATTACCTAGATTGTATTGCCCAGCTAATGATTCCCGCACTTTTTGATAGCCGCTGCTATCGTGTATGGCGGCAACTTCTATATCGGCATTGTTATCATCGTCGATTATAAAAAATAGCTTTAGGTCGCGAATGATTTTAGGGGATAGAAACTGCAAGATAAAGCTTTCATCTTTAAAGTCACGCATGGCGAACTGCAGCGTTTTTTTCCAATCACTGCCCGCAATATCTGGGAACCACTCTCTGTCTTCAGCGGTGGGATGTTCGCAGATGCGACGTATATCTATCATCATATTAAACCCCAGTGCATAGGGGTTGATGCCGTTATAATAAGGGCTGTTGTAGGGTGGTTGGAAGACCACGCTAGTGTGCGATTGCAAAAATTCCAGAATAAAGCCGTCGGTGACTAAGCCCCTGTCGTACATTTCATTTAATATCGTGTAATGCCAAAAACAGGCCCAGCCCTCGTTCATAACTTGGGTTTGCCGTTGTGGATAGAAGTACTGCGCTATTTTCCTAACTATGCGTATTATTTCTCGTTGCCATGGGTCTAGCAGTGGTGAGTTCTTTTCAAAAAAATAGAGCAGGTTTTCTTCTGGCTCTGCTGGAAAGCGGACCTTTTTAAGTGTGTCGGCCTCGGCGCTGCCTGCAGGAATAGTACGCCATAGGTCGTTGACTTGTTTTTGTAAGTGTTCTTCGCGTTCGTGCTGGCGGTTTTTTTCTTCTGCTGCGGAAATGGGGTAGGGGCGTTTATAGCGATCCACACCATAATTCATAATGGCATGGCAGGAGTCAATAACATTCTCAACTTCAGTAATGCCGTATTTGTTTTCGCACTCAGCGATATAATTTTTGGCGAAAACTAAATAATCAATAATGGAATCGGCATCGGTCCAGGTTTTAAATAAATAATTACCCTTAAAAAAAGAGTTGTGGCCGTAGCAGGCGTGGGCAATAACCAGTGCCTGCATGGTCATGGTGTTTTCTTCCATTAAATAAGCTATGCAAGGGTTAGAGTTAATCACTATTTCATAGGCTAAACCCATTTGCCCGCGGTTATACGAACGCTCGGTATTGATAAATTGTTTGCCATAGGACCAGTGGTGATAGCCTAGCGGCATGCCAGACGAGGCATAGGCATCCATCATTTGTTCCGAACTAATGACTTCGATTTGGTTGGGGTAGGTGTCTAGGCCAAATTCGGCAGCAATTTTAGCGATTTCTCTGTCATAGCGCTCTATTAGCTCAAAGCTCCATTCAGATGAGGTGGATAGTGGTGATTGTTTCATGCGATTTGCTTCTGGAAAAGTTCGCGAAAAACGGAATAAATTTCGGACGCGTCAACGAGTTGTTGCATGGCAAATGATTTGGGATGTTGGTCTTGAACAATGCTGTAATCCTCCCATAGCGATTGATGCTCTCTGGGAGTGATCTCTATGTAAGAGTAATATTGCACTTTAGGTAATATGTCTTCACTAAGTAGCTGCCGGCAGATAGATGAGTCATCATTCCAGTTGTCGCCGTCAGATGCCTGTGCGCCGTAAATATTCCACTGCTCGGAAGGGTAGCGCGAATCAATAATGGTTTTCATTAATTTTAAGGCGCTGGAAACTATGGTGCCGCCGGTTTCCCTAGAATAGAAAAATTCCTGTTCATCAACTTCGCTGGCACTAGTGTGGTGGCGTATAAAAACCACCTCGGTACGCTGGTAGTTACGTTGTAAAAATAAATACAGTAATATAAAAAAACGCTTGGCTATATCTTTGGTGGTTTGATCCATAGAACCGGAGACATCCATTAGGCAAAACATTACCGCTTTGGATTGTGGATTGGGAACTTTAACATGCAAGTTGTACTTAAGGTCGAAGTCATCTAACCAAGGTACGCGTTTTATAAGCTTGCTGAGTTTTTCAATTGCGTCTGTTAGAAACTCTATGCGTTGGTGGTTTCGTAATATCATGTCTACCGCTTGCAGCTGGTCTAACTCTTGTTGCAGGGCGGCAAGTTTTTTACGTTTCGAAGAGGTTAGGGCTATGCGTCGGGCATTGGCCGAACGCAGAGATCTGACGATATTGATTTTCCCCGGTGAACCTTCGTTGCTAATGCCGGCGCGGTGTATTTTGAATTCTTCGTTGCCAGCCAACTGCCGTTTAATCATGTTGGGCAGTTCCAGGTCTTCAAACATAAAGTCTAGAAATTCTTCCTGGGTGATGTTGAAGATAAAGTCATCTTCCCCCTCGCCCTTATCACTGGCGCCAGACCCAGAGCCACCCTCGCCACCACCTGAGGGTGGCCTGGGGATGTGGTCACCAGTAATGAAATCGGTATTGCCCGGCAGCACATTTTCTGAGTGGCCGCCTTGGCCGTGATGAAATATAGGCTCGTCTATCTCTTTGGAGGGGATGCTGATTTTCTCGCCATGCTCTATATCGGTGATGGAGCGCTTGCCTATGGCATCACTAACCGCTTTTTTAATATGTTTGCGATAGCGCTTTAAAAAGCGTTGGCGGTTAACCGTGCTTTTGTTTTTGGCGTTGAGGCGTCTATCTATAATAAAGCTCATAAGCTTACCTGTAATAACGTGATGGAAAATCGCTGGCCTGCATACTCATGCTCACCCCTAACACAAAGCTGTGTTTTGGCTTAGCAGCTACTGTGATTTTCTGACGCGTAAGTACCACTCAGATAAAAGTCTTACTTGTT
This window of the Dasania marina DSM 21967 genome carries:
- the mreD gene encoding rod shape-determining protein MreD, translated to MMQQRANGTWVIVTSIVIALVLSITPMPFWAQWGRPEWLAMVLIYWVIALPERVGLGVAWLSGLVLDVIEGTPLGQNAFALAVITYAALVLYQRMRMYTPWQQAGVLFVLVGVHQLIGHWVQTLIGVISPTLLFLLPALVSALLWPWLSALLRFCRRYFYVS
- a CDS encoding carbon-nitrogen hydrolase family protein; translated protein: MTVATIAAIQMLSGSKLDENLARAEILMAQAVAQGAQLLVLPEVFAMFASAQQYTVGVAEATGKAPIRQFLAQQARKHKVWIVAGSIPIADAGSSSKVYAASLLFNDRGEECARYNKLHLFDVDVADKHGSYRESDTFVPGNDVVVFATPFGRLGMAICYDLRFPEFFRAMFAEGVDMISVPAAFTRKTGEAHWLPLLRARAIENQCYIIGANQGGDHDNGRETSGGSAIIDGWGKILAQADKGEACVVANMDLASLQQLRLAMPIQQHQRFTVQAKN
- a CDS encoding Maf family protein; the protein is MSTTIQCVLASQSPRRAELLQQIHVDFIVQSADIDETAVANELPADYVQRLSLAKAQTVWQQRSASQQPALPVIGSDTVVVIDQQLLGKPASRAEARRMLQLLSGRQHQVLTSVSVVYQQQQLTALNTTAVNFRPINEAEIECYIAGDEPYDKAGGYGIQGFAAVFIEQIRGSYSGVMGLPLQETYQLLQALPTDIKVVKP
- a CDS encoding YeaH/YhbH family protein; protein product: MSFIIDRRLNAKNKSTVNRQRFLKRYRKHIKKAVSDAIGKRSITDIEHGEKISIPSKEIDEPIFHHGQGGHSENVLPGNTDFITGDHIPRPPSGGGEGGSGSGASDKGEGEDDFIFNITQEEFLDFMFEDLELPNMIKRQLAGNEEFKIHRAGISNEGSPGKINIVRSLRSANARRIALTSSKRKKLAALQQELDQLQAVDMILRNHQRIEFLTDAIEKLSKLIKRVPWLDDFDLKYNLHVKVPNPQSKAVMFCLMDVSGSMDQTTKDIAKRFFILLYLFLQRNYQRTEVVFIRHHTSASEVDEQEFFYSRETGGTIVSSALKLMKTIIDSRYPSEQWNIYGAQASDGDNWNDDSSICRQLLSEDILPKVQYYSYIEITPREHQSLWEDYSIVQDQHPKSFAMQQLVDASEIYSVFRELFQKQIA
- a CDS encoding SpoVR family protein, whose amino-acid sequence is MKQSPLSTSSEWSFELIERYDREIAKIAAEFGLDTYPNQIEVISSEQMMDAYASSGMPLGYHHWSYGKQFINTERSYNRGQMGLAYEIVINSNPCIAYLMEENTMTMQALVIAHACYGHNSFFKGNYLFKTWTDADSIIDYLVFAKNYIAECENKYGITEVENVIDSCHAIMNYGVDRYKRPYPISAAEEKNRQHEREEHLQKQVNDLWRTIPAGSAEADTLKKVRFPAEPEENLLYFFEKNSPLLDPWQREIIRIVRKIAQYFYPQRQTQVMNEGWACFWHYTILNEMYDRGLVTDGFILEFLQSHTSVVFQPPYNSPYYNGINPYALGFNMMIDIRRICEHPTAEDREWFPDIAGSDWKKTLQFAMRDFKDESFILQFLSPKIIRDLKLFFIIDDDNNADIEVAAIHDSSGYQKVRESLAGQYNLGNREPNIQVHNVEISGDRSLTLHHTQFARKPMGKSTESVLKHIHRLWGFDIHLHSLDNKTITQSFHYPAKTGKDEAGQ
- a CDS encoding DMT family transporter, producing the protein MPQWQADAVLALLTLVTGSTYFISKIVLQTLDPFVFLALRFFISSLLLYMLFYKRIHQLQWSIFLPCLRVGIFLSVGIIMMTIGLQHSQSGQVSFIISMEVVLVPVFALLFYGERIDRLVLLGLPIAVIGLALLTLQAGTNINQGDIWVMASAFCFALYTIYNSRYAVRYDPVILAWVQVTMVAVVSSLGMLCFAELKLDINAAAVYGIAYLIVVATVIRFYVQTYAQRYTTATHTSLIFMLEPVVAALFGYAILGEVLSAQAMWGCGLILVATFIAKAGYFSRRKPQSVCR
- a CDS encoding YhdP family protein, translating into MIKQCTTWCRRTVKLILLTALLLVASYASLGRYYIDYVEKYQRVLVGYFVEYTGLPVEVGSISGSWSKLSFILSFNDIVLHGANQQALLKIPQANFKVNPLQSLWHRRFLIDSVSLDGLTTRLEEKSPGKWSLAGFDYALADNNSALDVDQLLDAILAIDRLEFFNSHIELQYYSDKQTKLYTGELILRHHQGFRRIHLQANLQDAQHYDESDVVEDEPITLLVETLGDPRDDDFTAQGYLKFAAVDLVEQLPVLHSFGLKPKQLTVDSTIWLDWQPDRVIALQGNISTPLFDIGSINEQLIPILKDFSLDFRAEKNLQDEWQLWLPSIAGEWQGQSIAIEHSMATLSADALIIDLSELNAEQLSNKLLSLKVLPEAAQQALTTLSPKGSLRHINVNIGRGPSADAIDFSGQYTLLAELDAVAIAAWHGAPAASNISGYLELSESAGAVTLSSEPFDISFPGIYDNSLHFDIAKAKVAWRIEPEAIYVDSGVIDVRAEYGPAVAQLALRFPRQQDAGDATMFLAVGLTNTPASNRDKFIPAVLSEDLLAWLDSSIQGGDITQGGFIYNGSLAKDSAQERSVQLFLDVANGELDYQPGWPALNSIQAQVFVDDGDVDVYSASAIASGIALHDTRVTVTPQPNGDPWLSVATQLQGDAGQGLAVVNTGNLREIVGDTFVDWQLSGDMSAHLTLGVPIASQSEQPVQVDFAAYIRAGDLRLSDYRLSLKDFYGPFEYSSTKGVTSTGLQGLLFNKKATVKIAQAADHSVVVNVDGQLHVDDVEDWAQFAGMTYFSGQTQVQAEVRVNSEHDQLTLVSDLKGVAIDLPPPYKKSSDEVAAFALSIPLGGEQTLLTMTLDKTLSSHLRLTEQGVSGGNLVFNPSGDEPVPDDEFVITGMVEHVAAQEVQQALQRYFANSAELDKLAANKKTKKVTIKPPTHSLPLRVENLQLNHVDVYGLAVESGLVNVQQQQQAWVLDVVSDKITGAIAFPVAGNKAIQLNLQTVHLSTAESEKRDEAIDENKATEFYQLKASMFDDINPADIPNVDIAIKEIYINQDLLGHLALELRSKKNSLTFNNIQGEIRKLKLGGAEKKLRLTWLKREQGGESQLTGAISFSDVGAVFEQWGYERAIESKSGLIELDLTWPGAPDQWQMALSQGDIKLDVKKGIFLNTAGGATGALRIVSVLNMNNILRRLRLDFTDLYKSGVSFDELKGEFEMVGGRLYIIDYLNIESPSSRFRLSGSTDLNAEVLDMDLIATLPVGKNLPWIAALMGGVPAAAIVYGASKLFETQVDKFSSAVYSIEGKWDDPQLKLKKVFDAKGQKNQQTQLKSAKDSKAGP
- the rng gene encoding ribonuclease G encodes the protein MSEEILINLTPMETRVAVVENGMLQEVYIERATSKGIVGNIYKGKVVRVLPGMQAAFVDIGLERASFIHASDIALDNKDGERRNSDAPDIRSLLREGQAIVTQVIKDPMGTKGARLTTRLSVPSRYLVFMPGTSHLGISQRIDDEDERSRLRELVEKAIAEEEVAGLGGFIIRTAAEGAQEEELHADIRFFKRLWAALEGKMKERKAPSIIYEDLPLHMRTMRDLIRPEVEKIRIDSRETYETVKAFTDEYIPEIGPRVEYYPGPRPIFDLYGIEDEMQKSLGRKVELKSGGYLIFDQTEAMTTIDVNTGAFVGHRNQEETIYKTNLEAATTLARQLKIRNLGGIIIIDFIDMKDAEHKRQVHRALDKAMANDHAKTTITGVSELGLVEMTRKRTRESLEHVLCEACPVCQGRGSVKTAETICYEIFREILREARAYENDALLVLASQEVVDRLLDEESASVADLEEFIGKTIRFQVEIMYSQEQFDVILL